From the genome of Elusimicrobiota bacterium, one region includes:
- a CDS encoding ComF family protein yields the protein MDFPIRPHYLSRLWQYILRFFMPWACAGCRTALAELEDVGFCGRCWLSIPRLETLVCRLCGVPLKDGGRICFSCRNDPSSILIRAAVTYTGIIPDAIYRFKYAGRRSMADSLSLLMASAFERYPELQPVDLLLPVPLHPKNEHVRGYNQAALLAQCLSRRIRIPSNGKTLIRLRRTRPQFKLGRPSRRSNLKEAFGLHPNAQAASTLRKRTVLLIDDICTTGTTLTECARLLRGTGAAEVKALVLARDL from the coding sequence ATGGACTTTCCGATCCGGCCACATTATCTGTCACGACTTTGGCAGTATATCCTTCGCTTCTTCATGCCGTGGGCATGTGCGGGCTGTCGAACAGCTCTCGCTGAACTTGAGGACGTCGGCTTCTGCGGCCGCTGCTGGCTGTCCATCCCCAGACTGGAAACACTCGTGTGCCGGCTCTGCGGTGTTCCGCTGAAAGATGGCGGAAGAATTTGTTTTTCATGCCGGAACGATCCCTCATCGATCCTGATCCGGGCGGCGGTCACCTATACCGGTATCATCCCCGACGCCATTTACCGTTTTAAGTACGCCGGGCGTCGATCGATGGCCGATTCCTTATCCTTATTAATGGCCAGCGCGTTTGAACGCTATCCGGAACTGCAGCCGGTGGATCTTCTTCTGCCGGTACCGCTTCATCCGAAAAACGAACACGTTCGAGGCTACAACCAGGCCGCGCTCCTGGCCCAATGCTTGAGCCGCCGCATCCGGATTCCATCCAACGGAAAAACTCTGATCCGGCTGCGCCGCACGCGCCCGCAATTCAAATTGGGACGGCCCTCCCGCCGCAGCAATTTGAAAGAAGCCTTCGGCCTTCACCCGAACGCTCAAGCCGCCTCGACCCTCCGGAAGCGCACGGTGCTTCTGATCGATGATATCTGCACCACCGGCACGACCCTGACGGAATGCGCGCGTCTGCTCCGCGGAACCGGCGCCGCCGAGGTCAAGGCGCTTGTTTTGGCCCGTGATTTGTAA